A genomic window from Lycium barbarum isolate Lr01 chromosome 4, ASM1917538v2, whole genome shotgun sequence includes:
- the LOC132638559 gene encoding uncharacterized protein LOC132638559: MGNCIVHQEKVVKVMKTDGKILEYKAPIKVHQVLSQFSGHVISNSLQVIDQNLQPDDDMLGGKIYYLLPMLPVLPPPKPATKKKVKFADDQLVEEKAKQKTDAVRIKLVITKKELQAWLMSTEGGLITVDPITNHRVQNEQISTNDIKSSVIKDYSTDQGKGWKPVLDDIPELN; encoded by the coding sequence ATGGGAAATTGCATAGTTCATCAAGAAAAAGTTGTAAAAGTGATGAAAACAGATGGGAAGATTCTTGAATACAAAGCTCCCATAAAAGTTCATCAAGTATTATCACAATTTTCTGGCCATGTAATATCTAATTCCCTTCAAGTCATTGATCAAAATCTTCAACCAGATGATGACATGCTAGGTGGAAAAATTTACTATCTTTTGCCTATGTTACCAGTATTACCTCCTCCAAAACCAGCCACAAAAAAGAAGGTCAAATTTGCTGATGATCAATTAGTTGAAGAAAAAGCTAAGCAAAAAACAGATGCTGTAAGGATTAAGCTTGTTATTACTAAAAAAGAGCTTCAAGCTTGGCTTATGAGTACTGAAGGAGGATTAATCACGGTTGATCCCATCACAAATCATCGTGTTCAGAATGAACAAATTAgcacaaatgatattaagagttCTGTTATTAAAGATTATAGTACTGATCAAGGTAAAGGATGGAAACCTGTTCTTGATGATATACCTGAACTCAACTAG
- the LOC132636358 gene encoding uncharacterized protein LOC132636358 — MIPENQEKRKVQTLEAIKGSGGSIKVGTTGTISALMSRELDSKKLSPQAPVSCRSRSPTVCSFIAGRATSPERVKPGTSSDEASSSGMSEGKKKSLEIARKTKHSGRKTHQIPILESENISLDRTPVRQKPERKGHQMVEIVDINCGDVDRTWAGPIKNRLKKLGFSKLSESPV; from the coding sequence ATGATCCCAGAAAATCAGGAAAAAAGGAAGGTTCAGACATTGGAAGCCATCAAGGGTAGTGGGGGCTCTATTAAAGTTGGAACAACTGGTACTATCAGTGCTTTAATGTCAAGAGAATTAGATTCTAAGAAACTTTCTCCTCAGGCACCGGTTTCATGTAGAAGTCGGTCTCCTACTGTTTGTTCTTTCATTGCTGGCAGAGCGACCAGTCCCGAAAGAGTGAAGCCAGGAACATCGAGTGACGAAGCAAGCAGCAGCGGGATGTCTGAGGGCAAAAAGAAAAGCCTTGAAATTGCCAGGAAAACAAAACACTCCGGTCGAAAAACTCATCAAATCCCAATACTAGAATCAGAAAATATTTCCTTAGATAGAACGCCTGTTAGGCAGAAACCTGAAAGAAAGGGACATCAAATGGTGGAAATTGTGGACATAAATTGTGGGGATGTTGACAGAACTTGGGCAGGCCCTATAAAGAATCGCCTGAAGAAGCTTGGTTTCTCAAAGCTATCTGAGAGCCCTGTCTAA